In one Dama dama isolate Ldn47 chromosome 5, ASM3311817v1, whole genome shotgun sequence genomic region, the following are encoded:
- the LHX5 gene encoding LIM/homeobox protein Lhx5, with the protein MMVHCAGCERPILDRFLLNVLDRAWHIKCVQCCECKTNLSEKCFSREGKLYCKNDFFRRFGTKCAGCAQGISPSDLVRKARSKVFHLNCFTCMVCNKQLSTGEELYVIDENKFVCKDDYLSSSSLKEGSLNSVSSCTDRSLSPDLQDPLQDDPKETDNSTSSDKETANNENEEQNSGTKRRGPRTTIKAKQLETLKAAFAATPKPTRHIREQLAQETGLNMRVIQVWFQNRRSKERRMKQLSALGARRHAFFRSPRRMRPLGGRLDESEMLGSTPYTYYGDYQGDYYAPGGNYDFFAHGPPSQAQSPADSSFLAASGPGSTPLGALEPPIAGPHTADNPRFTDMISHPDTPSPEPGLPGSLHPMPGEVFSGGPSPPFPMSGTSGYSGPLSHPNPELNEAAVW; encoded by the exons ATGATGGTGCACTGTGCCGGTTGCGAGCGGCCCATCCTCGATCGCTTTCTGCTGAACGTGCTGGACCGCGCGTGGCATATCAAATGCGTTCAGTGCTGCGAGTGTAAAACCAACCTCTCGGAGAAGTGCTTCTCACGCGAGGGCAAGCTCTACTGCAAAAATGACTTCTTCAG GCGCTTTGGCACCAAGTGTGCAGGCTGTGCGCAAGGCATCTCGCCCAGCGACCTGGTACGCAAGGCCCGCAGCAAAGTCTTCCACCTCAACTGCTTCACCTGCATGGTCTGCAACAAGCAGCTCTCCACGGGCGAGGAACTCTACGTCATCGACGAGAACAAGTTCGTGTGCAAGGACGACTACCTGAGCTCGTCCAGCCTCAAGGAGGGCAGCCTCAACTCGG TGTCGTCCTGTACGGACCGCAGCTTGTCCCCGGATCTCCAGGATCCACTCCAGGACGATCCCAAGGAGACCGACAACTCGACGTCGTCGGACAAGGAGACGGCCAACAACGAGAACGAGGAGCAGAACTCGGGCACCAAGCGGCGTGGCCCGCGCACCACCATCAAAGCCAAACAGCTGGAGACGCTGAAGGCCGCCTTCGCCGCCACGCCCAAGCCCACGCGCCACATCCGCGAGCAGCTGGCGCAGGAGACCGGCCTCAACATGCGCGTCATCCAG GTGTGGTTCCAGAACCGACGGTCCAAAGAACGCCGGATGAAACAGCTGAGCGCCCTGGGCGCCCGGAGACACGCCTTCTTCCGGAGTCCGAGGCGCATGCGTCCGCTGGGCGGTCGCTTGGACGAGTCGGAGATGTTAGGGTCTACTCCGTATACCTACTACGGAG ACTACCAAGGAGACTACTACGCGCCAGGGGGCAACTATGACTTCTTTGCGCACGGCCCGCCGTCGCAGGCTCAGTCCCCGGCCGACTCGAGCTTCCTGGCCGCCTCCGGGCCCGGCTCGACGCCGCTGGGCGCGCTGGAGCCGCCGATCGCCGGCCCGCACACCGCCGACAACCCCAGGTTCACCGACATGATCTCGCACCCGGACACGCCGAGCCCCGAGCCGGGCCTGCCGGGCTCTCTGCACCCTATGCCGGGCGAGGTGTTCAGCGGCGGCCCCAGCCCCCCCTTCCCCATGAGCGGCACCAGCGGCTACAGCGGACCCCTGTCTCACCCCAACCCTGAGCTCAACGAGGCTGCCGTATGGTAA